CAATTAAGGAGTATCAAATGAAAGATACAGAAAAGAACAATAATAAACATCAACACAAATTAATCATTTTAATATCTACACTAAATTACATGAACTTAAAATTAAAAAAATACACTCAAAGTGACATACTTTATTATTTTAATAAAAATATTAAACAAAATAAATACAAATCTGCTAAAATTAAAACTCTACAAAACTATCTTTATAAATTAAACAAAATATTCGGTGTCACACTAAATTATTACAGACATTTGGGCGTAAATATGGGTACTGAAATTCATTACTCACTTAAGTACTCCAAGAAAGAATGCTACCGTATCATCAATAAACACTTTATAAATAAAAAAGAAGAAAGACATCAAAACCGTGTTAATGCATATCTTGAAAAGACCTGTACTAAAAATAGCAATGTAAAAAAAGAGGAGTGTTATTATAATACTTATAATAGAGAAAAGAAGAATAACACAAAATGTATAGAAAAAATACAAGTTCATAAGTACGCTACAAAATGTAAATTCAAAACAAACACTTTCTTCTCTATTTTGAACTTAGAATTAAAAAAAAATGATACAATTGAAATATTGAAAGCACTTAAAAGAACTGAGAACTTCTTTCAAAATGGCGTATACAAAAAAGAAAGTGCTATTAAACCGAAAGAAATTAAACTTAAGAATAAACAACTAGAGTTAACCAAAATATTAAATGAAATGAAAATTGGCTTAAAAAATGAAGGATATAACAGTGAACAATTGAATACTCAAATACAAAATGTGTACGAATATTATAAGTATAAACCCCATTTTATCATAGAAAGTAACAAATACAACGATTTAAAAAAGATTATAAAAAAACTTAAGAAAACAATTGGACATGTTAAAATCACAACAAAAGAAACAGAAGAAATGAAAAATAACATATTTAGCATACTTCTTGATCAATTCAAACATAAAGTAGACGTATCAATTTTAGCGCCGATATTAAAGAGCTATTTAAATAAACAAGATAAATTAGAGTATGGCAAAGTATTTAGTAACCATTATTATTATGCCATTTTGAGTATAATAAATAACAATAAAAGTTGTTTAAAAGCAGAAAAATTTGAAAGAATTATCAGTTAAGGATTAAGTCGTGGAAAGTATATTAGAACGCCTTAGAAAAAAGGAATTAGAGATTAAAGGAAAAAGAGACAAGCTTATCTTTGTTAAGATAGAAAGTAATAATAACAAAACTTTGTACCACACAAAAATAATGAAAGATTTATATGCGTTTGGAATTAATAAAAATCAAAGGAACAAATTTTTCATTTCATTTAGAAAATTGTTTAATAGAGAAAGAATAGAGTCTTTTCATTTATTTTCTTTAAAAGATGATGACAAGTTTTTAGGTATTTTTTATGGATATAGAAAACCAATTAAAAATGTAGTAACAAGGTATGAAGATAATGGTATCATGAAAACATCTACTTTTTCAAAAGCCTATTACATAGAATTTAGATTTAAAAAAGGAAGTGTCTTTTGTTATTTGAAAGAAATCTCTTATTTACTCAAAAAAGATAAGTCGAATACAAAGTATTCCAAATTTTTAATTGAGAAGCTTGCAAATTTAGAGAAGCAAATATACGAATTTTATGGTAAAAATTTGCCAGATGGGGGTTTTATAAATAAATGGATAGAAAAAAAACTACAATAATCACCGTTGCATCTATTAAAGGTGGTGTTGGAAAAAGCACAAGCTCAATTATATTTGCAACTTTACTGTCCCAAAAATATAAAGTACTTTTAATAGATATGGATACACAAGCTTCTACTACTAGTTATTATTCTCCTAAACTTTCAAAATTAGATGTAAACCTTATAGATAAAAATGTTTATGAAGTTTTAAAAAACAATTTGAGCATTAACAATGCAATATTTGTTATTGATAAAAATTTAGATTTAATACCAAGTTATTTAAGTTTACATCAGTTTAATATGGAACCAATTCCTTTCAAAGAGATGAAACTTAAAAAACAATTAAAACAATTAGAAATTGATTATGACTATATACTAATTGATACAAATCCTAGTTTAGACTTCACTTTGGTAAATGCTTTAGTTTGTAGTAATTATATAATAGTCCCAATGACAGCAGAAAAATGGGCAGTTGAAAGTTTAGAGTTATTTGAATTCTTTGTCGGTAAGTTGGATTTATCTCTTTCTGTTTTTATATTAGTTACTAGATTTAGGAAAAATAATACTCACAAATATCTTCTTGATATTTTAAGGTCTAAGAATAATTTTTTAGGAACTGTATCTGAAAGAGAAGATTTGAATAAGAGACTAGCGGAAGATAGTACTTTCGATTTAAATAAAGATTATATACATGAATATCAAAAAGCATTGGATTGCTTTTTAAGAGAAATTTAGCAAAAAATAAATGTTCACTAGTGAACGTATGGCAAAAAAAAGGAGTTTTTATATGAAAATAAAATTAAATAAGAGAGCTTTAGAAGATAGGAATTTATCAGAGCATGAAAAAATATTAACTCATTATAATAAATTAAAAGAGAAATTGATTATAAATTTTAAAGATGAAATTTTCTCTAAAATAGAAACAATGAAAATTTTAAAGGAAATCAAAGACAAAGGATATTATAAGTTGGATGGCTATAAAAATTTCATTGATTTTATATTAAATTTTAATTTAGCAAAAACACAAGTGTATAATTATTTAAAAATAGCCACAGCAATGGAAGAAGGATTAATAAATGATGATTTTATTTTAAAAAATGGGTTTAATCAAACTTTGTCTTTCATTAAAACCAATAATAGTGCAACACTAAAAAAATCAAGACAAAATTCAATAAAACCATTAAGATTTCAACTTAAGAGTCAAGAAAGTTATACTTTTTATAAACAAAATGCTAAATTTACAGGATTTATATTGGACAAGCTTTTTTTAAGTAAAAAAGATTTGCTAGAAGATTTTATGAAAGAATTTAAAAGTTTGGAAGACTGTTAATAAAAAATAGTCATGAACAATTTATTACATAAGATCTATGTAATAGGATCTTATGTAATAGGATCTTTAAAAATCGGTTTCTTAAAAAAAAGGGTTTACTATAAAAGTAGTAGATTTAATTTTCCTTCATGATTGTAATTTATACTTTCTAAGTTTTAAGAACAAAAAATGAGTCCGTGATAATAACAACAAATAGTCAATATATAAAAGACTTGATAAAAGTATATATCCAATTTAAAATATTATTTGCTTAATAAAGCTGTCTTAAAAGAAGAAATCAAAAGAAATATTTTAATATTTATTAGCTAGATTTAAATAAGTAACAAATGATTAAATCATCATTTAATGAATAAAAATTTTCATCAATGTTTCTATTCTTGTATACAAAATAATAAATTATTTTGGCAAGGAATAATGATATTGATAGATCAAGATAGTTGATTTTATTTAAAATTTGTTGTATTTTAATTACCGTTAGTAGTGCTATTCATTTTGGTACTACCTTAATTTAGGTTCATTCGAATAAAGCTTTAGAGCTTAGTTAAGTATTACATTAATAATACTTAACTAAGCTCTAGGTGTATACGTAATTGATAAATGAAACACAGTCATATTAAATATGATTTCTTAATTTTACCGTTTCTGTTTGTTTATTTATGTAATGATATCTTTAACTTTCTAATATCCTACAAGTGCTTGTTATCTATTATTTAAATTGATCGAAATCATTGTTATTGCTATTCCCTGAGCTTTTCATTACTTCTTTAAAAGTATTTTTTATCATTACTATTCCCAATGGTGAATTTTATGAACTCATTGTGTGTATGACTTAGTACCTCTTTAATTTTATCTTTATCAAGATTCAAGATTTGATTGAATTTACTCTCATAGTCCAAGAGTTTTATTTTAAGAAGTATGTTACTTATACTTAACAGTAGTAGGTATGAGGCAGCTAATATATGACTAAACATATAAAAAGTATTTGTGCAACATTATTTATATCTTTATTCCTTTCCTGTAATAATGCAGGACCAGAGCTTAGAGATAGGCAAGCAGCTATGGCTGATGGAACAATAATTGATTTAGCAGAAGTAGGTAAAAAGATAAAAGAGGCTATTTCCTTTGCAGAAGGTGTTAAAGAAGTTCATGCTTTAGTTAAATCTATTGATGAGCTTGCTAAAGGTATTGGTAAGAAAATTCAAAATAATGATAATACTCTTGGTGATGATACTGATAAGAATACATCATTGATGGCAGGAGTTTATAGTATTGGATTAGATATAGTAAAAAAAGCAAAAGCTTTAAAAAATTTAGAATCTATTAAAGATCGAGATTTAGAGCAAAAAGTCGATGGTGTTATAAGTGCATCTGGAGAATTTGTTGGCAAATTAAGAGGACAATATAC
This genomic window from Borrelia coriaceae contains:
- a CDS encoding plasmid maintenance protein is translated as MKDTEKNNNKHQHKLIILISTLNYMNLKLKKYTQSDILYYFNKNIKQNKYKSAKIKTLQNYLYKLNKIFGVTLNYYRHLGVNMGTEIHYSLKYSKKECYRIINKHFINKKEERHQNRVNAYLEKTCTKNSNVKKEECYYNTYNREKKNNTKCIEKIQVHKYATKCKFKTNTFFSILNLELKKNDTIEILKALKRTENFFQNGVYKKESAIKPKEIKLKNKQLELTKILNEMKIGLKNEGYNSEQLNTQIQNVYEYYKYKPHFIIESNKYNDLKKIIKKLKKTIGHVKITTKETEEMKNNIFSILLDQFKHKVDVSILAPILKSYLNKQDKLEYGKVFSNHYYYAILSIINNNKSCLKAEKFERIIS
- a CDS encoding DUF226 domain-containing protein codes for the protein MESILERLRKKELEIKGKRDKLIFVKIESNNNKTLYHTKIMKDLYAFGINKNQRNKFFISFRKLFNRERIESFHLFSLKDDDKFLGIFYGYRKPIKNVVTRYEDNGIMKTSTFSKAYYIEFRFKKGSVFCYLKEISYLLKKDKSNTKYSKFLIEKLANLEKQIYEFYGKNLPDGGFINKWIEKKLQ
- a CDS encoding ParA family protein; the protein is MDRKKTTIITVASIKGGVGKSTSSIIFATLLSQKYKVLLIDMDTQASTTSYYSPKLSKLDVNLIDKNVYEVLKNNLSINNAIFVIDKNLDLIPSYLSLHQFNMEPIPFKEMKLKKQLKQLEIDYDYILIDTNPSLDFTLVNALVCSNYIIVPMTAEKWAVESLELFEFFVGKLDLSLSVFILVTRFRKNNTHKYLLDILRSKNNFLGTVSEREDLNKRLAEDSTFDLNKDYIHEYQKALDCFLREI
- a CDS encoding chromosome replication/partitioning protein, yielding MKIKLNKRALEDRNLSEHEKILTHYNKLKEKLIINFKDEIFSKIETMKILKEIKDKGYYKLDGYKNFIDFILNFNLAKTQVYNYLKIATAMEEGLINDDFILKNGFNQTLSFIKTNNSATLKKSRQNSIKPLRFQLKSQESYTFYKQNAKFTGFILDKLFLSKKDLLEDFMKEFKSLEDC
- a CDS encoding Vsp/OspC family lipoprotein, whose amino-acid sequence is MTKHIKSICATLFISLFLSCNNAGPELRDRQAAMADGTIIDLAEVGKKIKEAISFAEGVKEVHALVKSIDELAKGIGKKIQNNDNTLGDDTDKNTSLMAGVYSIGLDIVKKAKALKNLESIKDRDLEQKVDGVISASGEFVGKLRGQYTNLGASSGGTTDANAKNAIDKNDRTGGKGKEELVKLNAAIDELLKVINGLVETSINGLTIPANKEVTSQS